A single genomic interval of Legionella israelensis harbors:
- the tnpA gene encoding IS66 family insertion sequence element accessory protein TnpA, giving the protein MTDNPKRSRREFWQSHNDSWEVSGLTQAVYCEQQGISHSAFCYWRGRLRPKASKAQRTSPHFLAVKSAVEPTSANTPYEPAIQLMLPNGVRLGISGQTDKVILREVLTFAGAL; this is encoded by the coding sequence ATGACAGACAATCCGAAAAGATCACGACGCGAATTTTGGCAATCTCATAATGACTCATGGGAAGTCAGTGGTTTAACCCAAGCTGTTTACTGTGAACAGCAAGGCATAAGTCATTCAGCGTTTTGTTATTGGCGAGGACGTCTTCGTCCTAAAGCTTCAAAAGCGCAGAGAACATCCCCTCATTTTCTAGCGGTTAAGTCAGCTGTTGAACCTACTTCGGCAAACACGCCCTATGAGCCGGCCATTCAGTTAATGTTGCCAAATGGTGTACGCCTTGGAATCAGCGGTCAGACCGACAAAGTCATTTTACGTGAAGTTTTAACGTTTGCAGGGGCGTTATAA
- the tnpB gene encoding IS66 family insertion sequence element accessory protein TnpB (TnpB, as the term is used for proteins encoded by IS66 family insertion elements, is considered an accessory protein, since TnpC, encoded by a neighboring gene, is a DDE family transposase.) — MLRLPETTAIYVATTPVDFRKAINGLAAMVIEEFESPANDGSVYVFYNRSRDRVKCLFWDKNGFVLYHKRLERGKFKMEKTSTQLEAITHQQLDWLLAGLEFKLMSEFPMLDFKHYF, encoded by the coding sequence ATGTTGCGCTTACCGGAAACGACAGCGATTTATGTTGCAACAACACCTGTTGATTTCAGAAAAGCCATTAATGGCTTGGCTGCCATGGTGATTGAGGAATTTGAATCGCCGGCGAACGATGGTTCTGTTTACGTTTTTTATAATCGTAGCCGTGACAGGGTTAAGTGTTTGTTTTGGGATAAGAATGGTTTTGTGCTTTATCACAAGCGCTTAGAGCGTGGAAAATTTAAGATGGAGAAGACGTCAACCCAGCTTGAAGCCATTACTCACCAACAGTTGGACTGGTTGTTGGCGGGGCTTGAATTTAAGTTGATGTCTGAATTTCCCATGCTTGATTTCAAGCATTATTTTTAA